The genomic window GTCGCCTGGGAGACACCTGCGGCCCGGGCCACGTCACGGCTGGTGGGCCGGGGTGGGGCGGGCTGCTGCGCGCTGCTCACTCGTGCCTCCGTGCTGTGCCGGCCGGACGCCCTGGGATGGACTCGCGGACTGTCCACATGGTACGTATGGGCGCAGACGTTATACGTAAAACCCCGAGGCTGCGAAGCCCGGCGGGGGAGAGGGGCGGACATGGCCGCGGGATATCTGGACATCCTCCGGGCGCGGCACGCCGCCCGGCTCCTGGCGGGCACGCTGGTGGGGAGGCTGCCGAACGGCACCGCCCACATCGCGATCGTCCTGTTCACCCGCGCGGAGGGCGGCAGCTACACGCTGGCCGGCGCCCTGGCGGCGGCGTACGGCCTCGCCACCGCCGTCGGGCAGCCGCTGCTGGGCCGGGCCGTGGACCTGCACGGCCAGCCGCGCGTGCAGTTGCCCGCAGCCGTCCTCTCCGCCCTCGGAATGGCCGCGCTGGCCCTGGCCGGGCTCGGCTCGCTCCCCGTGGCCTACGCCGCGGTGGTCGTGGCCGGTGTCTTCACGCCACCTCTGGAGGGCGGTCTGCGTGCCCTGTGGCCGACGGTGCTGGGCGGCGAGGACCGGGTGCACCGGGCGTACGCCATGGACGCGGTGGCGCAGGAGGTCATGTTCACCGTGGGGCCGCTCCTGGTGACGGTCCTGGTCTCGCTCTGGTCGCCGGCCGCCGCGCTGCTCGTCATCAACGCCATCGGAGTCCTCGGGGCGCTGTCCGTGGTGCTCTCCGAGCCCTCCAGGACCTGGCGTTCGGCGCCCCGTGAGGCGCACTGGCTGGGCGCCCTGCGCTCTCCCGGCCTGCTGGCCCTGCTGGGCGCGTTCTTCTTCGTCGGCCTCGCTCTCGGCTCGATCACGGTGGCCGGTGTCGCCTACGCCGACGACCACGGCAGGGAGTCCGTGTACGGCTGGCTGATGGCCGCTCTCGGCCTCGGAGCGCTGATCGGCGGAGTGGCGTACGGGGCGCGGCAGTGGGCCGGTACACCCGAACGGCGGCTTCGCGGCATCGTCGCCCTCCTGGCCCTGTGCTACCTGCCGTTGACGCTCACGCCCGGCGTCGCCGCCATGACCGCTCTGTCCGCGCTGGCCGGGGTCTTCCTGGCTCCGGCGATCGCCTGCTCGTTCATCGTGGTGGACCGTCACGCGCCGCGGGGCACGGTGACCGAGGCGTTCTCCTGGCTCGTGACGACCTTCGGGGTGGGTGCGGCGGCCGGAACGGCGGTGGCCGGCCCGGCCGCCGAGCTCGGCGGCACGGCGTGGAGTTTCGCCGTCGCGGGGGCCGGTGGAGTGGCGGCGTTGCTGGTCCTGCTGGCCACCGGAAGGGTCCTCGCAGCTCCCGGGCGTACGCCCGCTGTCGT from Streptomyces sp. NBC_01341 includes these protein-coding regions:
- a CDS encoding MFS transporter, which codes for MAAGYLDILRARHAARLLAGTLVGRLPNGTAHIAIVLFTRAEGGSYTLAGALAAAYGLATAVGQPLLGRAVDLHGQPRVQLPAAVLSALGMAALALAGLGSLPVAYAAVVVAGVFTPPLEGGLRALWPTVLGGEDRVHRAYAMDAVAQEVMFTVGPLLVTVLVSLWSPAAALLVINAIGVLGALSVVLSEPSRTWRSAPREAHWLGALRSPGLLALLGAFFFVGLALGSITVAGVAYADDHGRESVYGWLMAALGLGALIGGVAYGARQWAGTPERRLRGIVALLALCYLPLTLTPGVAAMTALSALAGVFLAPAIACSFIVVDRHAPRGTVTEAFSWLVTTFGVGAAAGTAVAGPAAELGGTAWSFAVAGAGGVAALLVLLATGRVLAAPGRTPAVVAGSENDRNGAAEPGFSSGHKA